One window from the genome of Sandaracinaceae bacterium encodes:
- a CDS encoding MGMT family protein, translated as MSKRRHEVPTGAAEYPSYYDVVRQIPKGKVLTYGDVARLAGRPGSARRVGYALAALTDPTVPWWRVVNARGEVSERSGDFLGAAQVEQRVCLAREGIVFDAQGRLALGTYRAGAW; from the coding sequence ATGAGCAAACGACGGCACGAGGTCCCCACAGGAGCCGCCGAGTACCCGAGCTACTACGACGTGGTGCGCCAGATCCCAAAGGGCAAGGTGCTGACCTATGGAGATGTGGCACGCCTCGCGGGTCGCCCAGGCAGCGCGCGGCGGGTGGGCTACGCGCTCGCGGCCCTCACCGACCCAACGGTCCCTTGGTGGCGGGTGGTCAACGCGCGCGGCGAGGTCAGCGAGCGCTCGGGGGACTTCCTGGGCGCAGCCCAGGTGGAGCAGCGGGTCTGCCTCGCCCGAGAGGGGATCGTGTTCGACGCACAGGGCCGCCTGGCGCTCGGCACCTATCGCGCCGGAGCCTGGTAG
- a CDS encoding acyl-CoA thioesterase: MSGDGKRHVVSVELEVPFHDVDSLNIVWHGHYYKYVEIARTALMRSVQLDNDQLRALGCGLVMGETQCKHTGVLRYGDRFRVDAWFKDVSQRLCIAYEVRNLTSGKRAARARTVLVTLNGRGELNLATPPEVVARIEAVTGPIG; the protein is encoded by the coding sequence ATGAGCGGGGACGGCAAGCGGCACGTGGTGTCGGTGGAGCTCGAGGTGCCCTTCCATGACGTGGACTCCCTGAACATCGTCTGGCACGGGCACTACTACAAGTACGTGGAGATCGCGCGCACGGCGCTCATGCGCAGCGTGCAGCTCGACAACGACCAGCTGCGCGCCCTGGGGTGTGGGCTGGTGATGGGCGAGACGCAGTGCAAGCACACGGGCGTTCTGCGCTACGGGGACCGCTTCCGCGTGGACGCGTGGTTCAAGGATGTATCTCAGCGGCTGTGCATCGCCTACGAGGTGCGCAACCTGACGTCCGGCAAGCGCGCAGCTCGGGCGCGCACGGTGCTGGTCACCCTCAACGGGCGCGGGGAGCTCAACCTGGCCACGCCGCCCGAGGTGGTGGCGCGCATCGAGGCGGTTACAGGCCCCATCGGCTGA
- a CDS encoding acyl carrier protein has protein sequence MSDSTHPELEAQIKQLIVDALMLDDVTPEEIVTDAPLFNEGLGLDSIDALELAIALDKAFGVKIRAEDENTRSIFRSVATLAAFVAENR, from the coding sequence ATGAGCGATAGCACCCACCCCGAGCTCGAGGCGCAGATCAAGCAACTGATCGTGGACGCGCTCATGCTGGACGACGTGACCCCCGAGGAGATCGTGACCGACGCGCCCCTCTTCAACGAGGGGCTCGGGCTCGACTCGATCGACGCGCTCGAGCTGGCCATCGCGCTCGACAAGGCGTTCGGCGTGAAGATCCGCGCGGAAGACGAGAACACGCGCTCGATCTTCCGCTCGGTGGCCACCCTGGCCGCCTTCGTCGCCGAGAACCGATGA
- a CDS encoding glycosyltransferase family 2 protein, translating into MSAGSDTFRPCVIIPSYNNPQTIGRVVSAVRAYVPDVIVVDDGSGLEGRAAIAEVGASGLATVHHRAANGGKGAAVKDALRLARDAGFTHALQVDADGQHTLDDIPAMLEAARETPTALVLGQPVFDDTAPKARLVGRRITIFWTRLEVGGGAIADPMCGFRVYPLPISAEVPVWGDRMDFDPEIAVRLVWAGVPTRNVPTRVRYVSADEGGVSHFHAFKDNVLISLMHSRLMTMRIMGFLFGWLFRGARGRLPS; encoded by the coding sequence ATGAGCGCGGGGTCGGACACCTTCCGCCCCTGCGTCATCATCCCCTCGTACAACAACCCCCAGACCATCGGGCGCGTGGTCAGCGCCGTGCGTGCCTACGTGCCGGATGTGATCGTGGTGGACGACGGGAGCGGGCTCGAGGGGCGCGCGGCCATCGCCGAGGTCGGTGCCTCTGGGCTGGCCACGGTCCATCACCGTGCTGCCAACGGCGGCAAGGGCGCTGCCGTGAAGGACGCGCTGCGCCTCGCGCGCGACGCCGGGTTCACACATGCGCTGCAGGTGGACGCGGACGGGCAGCACACCCTCGACGACATCCCCGCCATGCTCGAGGCCGCCCGTGAGACGCCCACCGCGCTGGTGCTGGGGCAGCCCGTCTTCGACGACACGGCGCCCAAGGCCCGCCTGGTGGGCCGTCGCATCACCATCTTCTGGACGCGCCTCGAGGTGGGCGGCGGGGCCATCGCCGACCCGATGTGCGGCTTCCGCGTCTACCCGCTGCCCATCAGCGCCGAGGTTCCCGTGTGGGGGGACCGGATGGACTTCGACCCGGAGATCGCCGTGCGCCTCGTGTGGGCCGGTGTTCCCACGCGCAACGTGCCGACGCGGGTACGCTACGTCTCGGCCGACGAGGGCGGCGTGTCGCACTTCCACGCGTTCAAGGACAACGTGCTCATCAGCCTGATGCACTCGCGGCTGATGACGATGCGCATCATGGGCTTTCTCTTCGGGTGGCTCTTTCGCGGCGCCCGCGGGAGGTTGCCGTCATGA